The following proteins are encoded in a genomic region of Nocardioides sp. cx-173:
- a CDS encoding serine/threonine-protein kinase gives MTDSDGTTGTPQTPERFADDARRYRLDSRIATGGMGEVWRATDTTLGREVAVKLLKHEYADDPTFRSRFEAEAQHAAALHHPGIAGVYDFGEAMLPGDADGSGSPRPYLVMELVDGKPLSDLLRGGRPLDPEVARDLLAQAADAVAVAHRAGIVHRDIKPANLLVTPDRTIKITDFGIARAADGVGITQTGQVMGTPQYISPEQARGNPATPASDVYSLGVVAFECLAGHRPFEAESPIATALAHLQQPVPDLPDDVPADLAAVVRRALSKDPEQRYPDAAAFAAALRDPATELLAAPATQSTQVLAPVAAGPEPTVATPVPPPSPDDRRRPWGIILAVLLLVAAAAAVFLLVTGGDDEPDDTPPSQAPTSEPTADRTPSREPSESEPESEEPEPTPTRETPSETPSPTPTETPSPTPSETPSPTPSPTPSETPSETPSETATSEPATSPSSANASQSSADQREQNPEGDSTR, from the coding sequence ATGACTGACAGCGACGGCACCACGGGCACCCCCCAGACGCCGGAGCGGTTCGCCGACGACGCGCGCCGCTACCGCCTCGACTCCCGCATCGCGACGGGCGGCATGGGCGAGGTGTGGCGCGCGACCGACACCACGCTGGGCCGCGAGGTCGCGGTCAAGCTGCTCAAGCACGAGTACGCCGACGACCCGACGTTCCGCTCCCGCTTCGAGGCCGAGGCGCAGCATGCCGCGGCCCTGCACCACCCGGGGATCGCCGGGGTCTACGACTTCGGCGAGGCCATGCTGCCGGGCGACGCCGACGGCTCCGGCTCCCCGCGGCCCTACCTGGTGATGGAGCTCGTCGACGGCAAGCCGCTCTCCGACCTGCTGCGCGGTGGCCGCCCGCTCGACCCCGAGGTGGCCCGCGACCTGCTGGCGCAGGCCGCCGACGCGGTCGCGGTCGCCCACCGGGCCGGGATCGTCCATCGCGACATCAAGCCGGCCAACCTGCTGGTGACCCCGGACCGGACGATCAAGATCACCGACTTCGGCATCGCCCGCGCCGCCGACGGCGTCGGCATCACCCAGACCGGCCAGGTGATGGGCACGCCGCAGTACATCTCGCCGGAGCAGGCGCGCGGCAACCCCGCGACGCCGGCCTCCGACGTCTACTCGCTCGGGGTCGTCGCGTTCGAGTGCCTCGCCGGCCACCGGCCGTTCGAGGCGGAGTCGCCCATCGCGACCGCCCTGGCCCACCTGCAGCAGCCGGTGCCCGACCTGCCCGACGACGTGCCGGCCGACCTCGCCGCCGTCGTACGCCGGGCGCTCAGCAAGGACCCCGAGCAGCGCTACCCCGACGCGGCGGCGTTCGCAGCGGCGCTGCGCGATCCGGCCACCGAGCTGCTGGCCGCGCCGGCCACGCAGAGCACCCAGGTGCTGGCCCCGGTGGCAGCCGGGCCGGAGCCCACGGTCGCGACGCCGGTGCCGCCGCCCTCTCCCGACGACCGCCGCCGGCCGTGGGGGATCATCCTGGCGGTGCTGCTGCTCGTGGCGGCCGCGGCGGCGGTGTTCCTGCTGGTCACCGGTGGAGACGACGAGCCCGACGACACGCCGCCGTCCCAGGCGCCCACGTCCGAGCCCACCGCCGACCGGACGCCGTCGCGGGAGCCGAGCGAGAGCGAGCCCGAGTCGGAGGAGCCCGAGCCGACCCCCACGCGCGAGACGCCGTCCGAGACCCCGTCGCCGACTCCCACCGAGACCCCCTCGCCGACCCCGAGCGAGACCCCGTCCCCGACGCCGTCGCCGACGCCGTCCGAGACCCCGAGCGAGACGCCGTCGGAGACCGCGACCAGCGAGCCCGCCACGTCCCCGTCCTCGGCGAACGCCTCGCAGTCGTCCGCCGACCAGCGCGAGCAGAACCCCGAGGGAGACTCCACCCGATGA
- a CDS encoding PP2C family protein-serine/threonine phosphatase: MTSSSLRLHYSAISDVGRVRKDNQDSGYAGPWLLAVCDGVGGAARGDIASATAISTLRELDQPPADDTGSTLLDRVAASLHEAHLRIGQLVDADPAIDGTSTTATVALFDGARVGMGHVGDSRAYLFRDRELSQLTKDHTFVQSLIDEGRITEAESRVHPHRNLILKALDGMQEADPDLFMIELVEGDRLLLCSDGASGVLDDGRLADILSMGTPDFAAVELVRASLEAGSSDNVTCLVADVVTDEAATADPSYEALEPLLVGAAAELRRRAPRGKAGGSLFRGHRAGDTGELDPIDEEIPGGSRPVDPEAARYAPIPPSRFQWLKRLLALVVVVGIVWVAVAAAYSWSQDQYFVGEHDGSVVIYRGVDTDLPGLDLYDLYQTSDVELDRLSEYDARRVREGIEVGDLEAARATVQNLSSEMTPADSTDSTDGAG; this comes from the coding sequence GTGACCTCGTCCTCCCTGCGCCTGCACTACTCCGCGATCTCCGACGTCGGTCGGGTCCGCAAGGACAACCAGGACTCCGGGTACGCCGGCCCCTGGCTGCTCGCGGTCTGCGACGGCGTCGGCGGCGCCGCACGCGGCGACATCGCGTCCGCCACCGCGATCTCGACCCTGCGCGAGCTGGACCAGCCGCCCGCCGACGACACCGGCTCGACGCTGCTGGACCGGGTCGCTGCGTCCCTACACGAGGCGCACCTGCGCATCGGCCAGCTCGTCGACGCCGACCCCGCCATCGACGGCACCAGCACCACCGCGACGGTCGCGCTCTTCGACGGCGCCCGGGTCGGCATGGGCCACGTCGGCGACAGCCGGGCCTACCTGTTCCGTGACCGGGAGCTCTCCCAGCTCACCAAGGACCACACGTTCGTGCAGTCGCTCATCGACGAGGGGCGCATCACCGAGGCCGAGTCGCGGGTCCATCCGCACCGCAACCTGATCCTCAAGGCGCTCGACGGGATGCAGGAGGCCGACCCCGACCTGTTCATGATCGAGCTCGTCGAGGGCGACCGCCTGCTGCTGTGCAGCGACGGCGCGTCCGGCGTGCTGGACGACGGCCGCCTCGCCGACATCCTCTCCATGGGCACCCCCGACTTCGCCGCCGTCGAGCTGGTCCGCGCCAGCCTCGAGGCCGGCAGCTCCGACAACGTGACCTGCCTGGTCGCCGACGTGGTCACCGACGAGGCGGCCACGGCCGACCCGTCCTACGAGGCCCTGGAGCCGCTGCTCGTGGGCGCGGCGGCCGAGCTGCGCCGCCGAGCCCCGCGGGGCAAGGCAGGCGGCAGCCTCTTCCGCGGCCACCGCGCCGGCGACACCGGCGAGCTGGACCCGATCGACGAGGAGATCCCCGGCGGCTCGCGCCCGGTCGACCCGGAGGCGGCTCGCTACGCCCCGATCCCGCCCTCGCGCTTCCAGTGGCTCAAGCGCCTGCTGGCGCTCGTCGTCGTGGTCGGCATCGTGTGGGTCGCGGTCGCCGCGGCGTACTCCTGGAGCCAGGACCAGTACTTCGTCGGCGAGCACGACGGCAGCGTGGTCATCTACCGCGGCGTCGACACCGACCTGCCCGGTCTGGACCTCTACGACCTCTACCAGACCAGCGACGTCGAGCTCGACCGGTTGAGCGAGTACGACGCCCGGCGGGTCCGCGAGGGCATCGAGGTCGGCGACCTCGAGGCGGCGCGGGCGACCGTGCAGAACCTCTCCTCCGAGATGACGCCGGCCGACAGCACCGACAGCACCGACGGGGCGGGCTGA
- a CDS encoding TetR/AcrR family transcriptional regulator — MAGSSTAPIGRPREFDLDEALDRAVEVFWRQGYEATSLTDLTSAMKIGKPSLYAAFGSKEELFRKALDRYTAGPGSYALRAALEPTAKRVAEAFLLGTIAATTRPGSPHGCLGVQAALAASDEGLVVHDLLAEWRDGARAGLEARFRRAREEGDLADGSDPARLARYILTVSNGLAVQAAGGVAPEELRGVVEEALSTPSLG; from the coding sequence ATGGCCGGCTCCTCCACCGCCCCCATCGGCAGACCTCGAGAGTTCGACCTCGACGAGGCCCTCGACCGCGCCGTCGAGGTCTTCTGGCGGCAGGGCTACGAAGCCACCAGCCTCACGGACCTGACGAGCGCGATGAAGATCGGCAAGCCCAGCCTCTATGCCGCCTTCGGCAGCAAGGAGGAGCTGTTCCGCAAGGCGCTTGACCGCTACACCGCGGGCCCCGGCTCCTACGCGCTGCGGGCCGCGCTGGAGCCGACGGCGAAGCGGGTCGCCGAGGCCTTCCTCCTCGGCACCATCGCGGCCACCACCCGGCCCGGCTCGCCGCACGGCTGCCTGGGAGTCCAGGCAGCCTTGGCGGCCAGCGACGAAGGGCTGGTCGTCCACGACCTTCTCGCCGAGTGGCGCGACGGCGCGCGCGCCGGACTCGAGGCCCGCTTCCGCCGGGCTCGCGAGGAAGGCGACCTGGCCGACGGCTCCGACCCGGCGCGCCTGGCCCGCTACATCCTGACCGTCTCGAACGGTCTCGCCGTCCAAGCGGCCGGCGGCGTCGCACCCGAGGAGCTTCGTGGCGTGGTCGAAGAGGCGCTGAGCACGCCCAGCCTGGGCTAG
- a CDS encoding MFS transporter: MTTQTAPTGPTTKAENWPGVLALGLGIFALIMAEFLPASLLPRMAEDLDVSAGAAGQAVSVTAFAGAASALLISVLLPRADRRRVMIGLTLLAVVSNVVVAVAPNLTVLLLARLLLGVAIGGFWAMATAVAARLVHENHLGRALTVISSGVALATVAAVPLGAYLGDVWGWRAVFVIGAAAAALALVAQAATLPHVAPGTTSSVRALIDVLRSAIVLAGLLGILLVFGGHFSGFTYIRPATDAVADLDGGSFAALLLAFGVANFLGSLLAGPLADRSPRTGLFLFPVVLATGMLATSLSGGAAAVLFVAAALWGFGFGGMPTTVLSWGARTQPTRIEQVSGVVVTVCNLAIAIGAAAGGLFVDGVSATAPLIAGAVAVYSGGVLLTYLNRAKGTDRA, from the coding sequence ATGACCACCCAGACAGCCCCCACCGGACCGACGACCAAGGCGGAGAACTGGCCGGGGGTCCTCGCCCTCGGCCTCGGCATCTTCGCGCTGATCATGGCCGAGTTCCTGCCGGCGAGCCTGCTGCCGCGGATGGCGGAAGACCTCGACGTCTCGGCCGGCGCGGCCGGTCAGGCCGTGAGCGTCACCGCGTTCGCTGGTGCCGCCTCGGCGCTGCTCATCTCGGTGCTCCTCCCCCGCGCCGACCGTCGGCGCGTCATGATCGGACTGACATTGCTCGCCGTCGTGTCCAACGTGGTCGTCGCCGTGGCACCCAACCTCACCGTGCTGCTCCTCGCTCGGCTCCTCCTCGGCGTCGCGATCGGTGGCTTCTGGGCCATGGCGACCGCCGTGGCCGCCCGACTCGTCCACGAGAATCACCTCGGGCGGGCACTCACCGTCATCAGCTCCGGCGTCGCCCTCGCGACCGTCGCCGCCGTACCCCTCGGCGCCTACCTCGGGGACGTCTGGGGCTGGCGAGCGGTCTTCGTCATCGGCGCCGCCGCCGCCGCGCTCGCACTGGTCGCCCAGGCCGCGACCCTTCCCCACGTCGCGCCCGGCACGACCAGCAGCGTCCGAGCCCTCATCGACGTGCTCCGCTCGGCCATCGTCCTGGCCGGCCTGCTCGGGATCCTGCTGGTCTTCGGCGGACACTTCAGCGGCTTCACCTACATCCGTCCCGCCACGGACGCCGTCGCGGACCTGGATGGCGGGTCGTTCGCGGCTCTCCTGCTCGCCTTCGGGGTCGCCAACTTCCTGGGCTCCCTGCTGGCCGGACCGCTCGCCGACCGCTCCCCGCGCACCGGCCTCTTCCTGTTCCCCGTCGTGCTGGCGACCGGCATGCTCGCCACCAGCCTGTCGGGCGGAGCAGCGGCAGTCCTCTTCGTCGCGGCCGCCCTGTGGGGCTTCGGCTTCGGCGGCATGCCGACCACCGTGCTCAGCTGGGGAGCCCGGACCCAGCCGACCCGCATCGAGCAGGTCAGCGGGGTCGTGGTCACGGTCTGCAACCTCGCCATCGCCATCGGGGCCGCCGCAGGCGGGCTCTTCGTCGACGGGGTCTCCGCGACCGCCCCGCTGATCGCCGGCGCGGTCGCCGTCTACTCGGGCGGGGTGCTCCTGACCTACCTGAACCGCGCCAAGGGCACCGACCGCGCCTGA
- a CDS encoding FtsW/RodA/SpoVE family cell cycle protein: protein MSQSSQQSALMGFVHRRRRGAELFLLVLALGVGIGAYAAVGIGVEGKVPVDILGYGGWLAALLIGAHVAVRLVAPYADPVLLPVVAALNGLGLAVIHRLDLADGTTFARQQLTWMTLGVLLFVATLVLLRDHRVLTRFTYTFGMLAILLLLLPLVPGVGKTINGAKIWIGVGPFSFQPGEVAKVLLVVAFAGYLVLHRDALALAGRRVLFVDLPRGRDLGPILVMWLVSLGILVFQRDLGSSLLFFGLFLIMLYVATERPGWLLVGGSLFLVGAFAASRIFAHVQSRVDLWISPFSHYGEGTDDRGRQIVETMFGMAWGGLIGRGFGEGDPTRISYAESDFIMGAIGEELGLTGIIAVLLMYGLIVERALRSALISRDGFGKLVATGLAGVFALQVFVVVGGVTRLIPLTGLTTPFLSYGGSSLVANWVIIALLLRISDQARRPIPDLSGADDVPDEQSTQVIKL from the coding sequence ATGTCCCAGTCGTCGCAGCAGTCCGCCCTGATGGGGTTCGTCCACCGCCGCCGCCGGGGAGCAGAGCTCTTCCTGCTCGTCCTCGCGCTCGGCGTCGGCATCGGCGCCTACGCCGCGGTCGGGATCGGCGTCGAGGGCAAGGTGCCGGTCGACATCCTCGGCTACGGCGGCTGGCTGGCCGCCCTGCTGATCGGCGCCCACGTCGCGGTCCGCCTGGTCGCGCCGTACGCCGACCCGGTGCTGCTGCCCGTGGTGGCGGCGCTCAACGGCCTCGGCCTGGCGGTGATCCACCGCCTCGACCTCGCCGACGGCACGACGTTCGCGCGCCAGCAGCTGACCTGGATGACGCTCGGCGTCCTGCTCTTCGTGGCGACCCTGGTGCTGCTGCGCGACCACCGCGTCCTGACCCGGTTCACCTACACCTTCGGGATGCTGGCGATCCTGCTGCTGCTCCTGCCCTTGGTCCCGGGCGTGGGCAAGACCATCAACGGCGCCAAGATCTGGATCGGCGTCGGCCCGTTCAGCTTCCAGCCCGGCGAGGTCGCCAAGGTGCTGCTGGTCGTCGCCTTCGCCGGCTACCTCGTCCTGCACCGCGACGCGCTCGCGCTCGCGGGGCGGCGGGTGCTCTTCGTCGACCTGCCGCGCGGTCGCGACCTCGGGCCGATCCTCGTGATGTGGCTGGTCAGCCTCGGCATCCTGGTCTTCCAGAGGGACCTCGGCTCCAGCCTGCTCTTCTTCGGGCTGTTCCTGATCATGCTCTACGTCGCCACCGAGCGGCCGGGGTGGCTGCTGGTCGGCGGCAGCCTGTTCCTGGTGGGCGCGTTCGCCGCGTCGCGGATCTTCGCCCACGTCCAGAGTCGGGTCGACCTGTGGATCAGCCCGTTCTCCCACTACGGCGAGGGCACCGACGACCGCGGCCGGCAGATCGTCGAGACCATGTTCGGCATGGCGTGGGGCGGCCTGATCGGGCGCGGCTTCGGCGAGGGCGACCCGACCCGCATCAGCTACGCGGAGTCCGACTTCATCATGGGCGCGATCGGCGAGGAGCTGGGCCTGACCGGGATCATCGCGGTCCTGCTCATGTACGGCCTGATCGTCGAGCGCGCGTTGCGCAGCGCCCTGATCTCGCGCGACGGCTTCGGCAAGCTGGTGGCGACCGGCCTGGCCGGCGTCTTCGCGCTGCAGGTCTTCGTCGTCGTCGGCGGGGTCACCCGGCTGATCCCGCTCACCGGCCTCACCACCCCGTTCCTGTCCTACGGCGGCTCGTCCCTGGTGGCCAACTGGGTGATCATCGCGCTGCTCCTGCGCATCTCCGACCAGGCCCGGCGCCCCATCCCGGACCTGTCCGGTGCGGACGACGTCCCCGACGAGCAGTCCACCCAGGTGATCAAGCTATGA
- a CDS encoding FhaA domain-containing protein: MGGLQRFERRLEQMISGAFARAFRSAVQPVEIAAALQRECDNNAQILSRDRRLVPNDFHVELSQSDLDRLSTYEDAMAKELIGQLKEHADAQGYVFTGPVHLDFEAAEDLTTGRFRIRSSAQASVTGNASYTQVRRARAVLDVNGTQHPLQPPGLVIGRGTEADVRINDPGVSRRHVEFTVSGIGDGLEIEVHDLGSTNGMLVDDRKVPHATLRDGSRVKVGHTTMTVRVLREDVDV, translated from the coding sequence GTGGGGGGCCTGCAACGGTTCGAGCGACGACTCGAGCAGATGATCTCCGGCGCGTTCGCCCGGGCCTTCCGGTCCGCGGTGCAGCCGGTGGAGATCGCGGCCGCGCTCCAGCGCGAGTGCGACAACAACGCCCAGATCCTGTCCCGCGACCGGCGGCTGGTGCCCAACGACTTCCACGTGGAGCTGTCCCAGAGCGACCTGGACCGGCTCTCGACGTACGAGGACGCGATGGCCAAGGAGCTCATCGGCCAGCTCAAGGAGCACGCCGACGCGCAGGGCTACGTCTTCACCGGGCCGGTGCACCTGGACTTCGAGGCCGCCGAGGACCTCACGACCGGCCGGTTCCGGATCCGCAGCTCGGCCCAGGCCTCGGTCACGGGCAACGCCTCCTACACCCAGGTACGCCGGGCGCGGGCGGTGCTCGACGTCAACGGCACCCAGCACCCGCTCCAGCCTCCCGGCCTGGTCATCGGGCGCGGCACGGAGGCCGACGTCCGGATCAACGACCCGGGCGTGAGTCGCCGCCACGTCGAGTTCACCGTCTCCGGGATCGGCGACGGCCTGGAGATCGAGGTCCACGACCTCGGGTCGACCAACGGCATGCTGGTCGACGACCGCAAGGTGCCGCACGCGACCCTGCGCGACGGCTCCCGGGTGAAGGTGGGGCACACGACCATGACCGTGCGCGTGCTCCGGGAGGACGTCGATGTCTGA
- a CDS encoding FHA domain-containing protein FhaB/FipA, protein MSELTLFLVRIAYLAILWIFVLSAISVIRSDMFGARVPEGARTTGRGSQPKQTKPPKKRRGAPTQVVVTSGTNSGATAALADAPILIGRGSDAAIRLEDDYVSTRHARIAASGDQWFVEDLGSTNGTYIGSVRITQPTTITLGTQVRIGKTILELRK, encoded by the coding sequence ATGTCTGAGCTGACGCTGTTCCTCGTCCGCATCGCCTACCTGGCGATCCTGTGGATCTTCGTGCTGTCGGCGATCTCGGTGATCCGCTCCGACATGTTCGGCGCGCGGGTCCCTGAGGGGGCGCGCACGACCGGGCGCGGCAGCCAGCCCAAGCAGACCAAGCCGCCCAAGAAGCGGCGCGGCGCACCGACGCAGGTGGTCGTCACCTCGGGCACCAACAGCGGTGCCACGGCCGCCCTGGCCGACGCGCCGATCCTCATCGGCCGCGGCTCCGACGCCGCGATCCGCCTCGAGGACGACTACGTGTCCACGCGACACGCCCGGATCGCCGCGTCGGGGGACCAGTGGTTCGTCGAGGACCTCGGCTCCACCAACGGCACCTACATCGGGTCCGTGCGCATCACCCAGCCCACCACGATCACGCTCGGCACCCAGGTCCGGATCGGCAAGACGATCCTGGAGCTGCGCAAGTGA
- a CDS encoding Gfo/Idh/MocA family protein, which yields MTPRSPLGAVRTGTRPSLAGRAAREPVGVGVVGLSASGGWGATAHLPAMSAAGGFELRGLVAGSPASSRAAGDRYGAPAYPTVVDLAAADDIDLVVLTVKTPRHRELVLPAADTGKPIFCEWPFAVSHPEAVEMSGRAAGLDTFVGLHGRSSPQFRLLADLVGDGYVGRVLSATVLSRVSEWGSPVSEDTEYLLDREQGATMISIGLGHAIDPVLSVLGELSDVVATAATHHRQVPVAPTGRLAPMTGDDQIAISGTLAGGAVLSAHQRGGTASRPGFSLVIDGTEGTLEASAGNHPHIAPLTIRGGRRGRPLESMALPEGYDAFPELKGTAIHSLAHAYAGIRQRLGAGTSVVPDFSAAVVRHRLLDAISQSARTGLRIAL from the coding sequence ATGACGCCGAGGAGCCCCCTGGGTGCCGTCCGGACCGGGACCCGACCCAGCCTTGCCGGTCGAGCGGCACGCGAGCCGGTCGGCGTCGGTGTCGTCGGGCTGAGCGCGAGCGGCGGCTGGGGCGCCACCGCACACCTGCCGGCGATGAGCGCGGCAGGCGGGTTCGAGCTGCGCGGCCTGGTGGCCGGCTCTCCCGCGTCCTCGCGGGCCGCCGGTGACCGGTACGGCGCCCCGGCGTACCCCACGGTCGTGGATCTCGCCGCCGCGGACGACATCGACCTCGTGGTCCTCACCGTCAAGACGCCGCGCCATCGCGAGCTGGTGCTGCCCGCCGCCGACACAGGCAAGCCGATCTTCTGCGAGTGGCCGTTCGCGGTCAGCCATCCCGAGGCGGTGGAGATGTCCGGACGGGCCGCGGGGCTCGACACGTTCGTGGGCCTCCACGGACGCTCGTCGCCGCAGTTCCGCCTGCTGGCCGACCTCGTCGGCGACGGGTACGTCGGACGGGTGCTGTCGGCGACCGTGCTCTCGCGGGTCTCGGAGTGGGGCTCACCGGTCTCCGAGGACACCGAGTACCTGCTCGACCGCGAGCAGGGCGCCACGATGATCAGCATCGGGCTGGGCCACGCGATCGACCCCGTGCTGAGCGTGCTCGGCGAGCTGAGCGACGTCGTGGCGACCGCGGCGACGCACCACCGGCAGGTCCCCGTCGCCCCGACGGGGCGGCTGGCACCCATGACCGGCGACGACCAGATCGCGATCTCGGGCACCCTCGCAGGCGGTGCGGTCCTCTCTGCCCACCAACGGGGAGGCACGGCCTCTCGGCCCGGCTTCTCCCTCGTGATCGACGGCACGGAGGGCACCCTCGAGGCCTCGGCGGGCAACCACCCGCACATCGCCCCGTTGACCATCCGCGGCGGACGGCGAGGGCGACCCCTCGAGTCCATGGCCCTGCCCGAGGGGTACGACGCCTTCCCCGAGCTGAAGGGGACCGCGATCCACTCCCTCGCGCACGCCTACGCCGGCATCCGGCAGCGGCTCGGCGCAGGCACGTCGGTGGTTCCTGACTTCTCGGCCGCGGTGGTCCGCCACCGACTCCTGGACGCCATCTCCCAGTCCGCCCGGACCGGGCTGCGCATCGCTCTCTGA
- a CDS encoding peptidoglycan D,D-transpeptidase FtsI family protein has translation MNKPIRTISIFCLFLFVALMLNATYLQFWKADELNEDARNRRVIEASYSRERGAILVGREPVAESVPSDDRFEFQRVYPEPFRYAPVTGYFSFFSQTGIERSENEVLSGEDPRLFVTKLVDLLTNKANKGGSVQLTLDPEAQTAAYDGLNALPGNVEGSVVALDPGTGKILAMVSLPTYDPNRLASHDLEEVTRTYDRLLADESEPLLNRGIQKTLPPGSTFKLVTAAAAIESGGYTADDLVPGGATYQLPQTSGESGLIDNEGRDCGSGRIPFEQAMENSCNTTFAALAVEVGAEAMAKQAEAFGFNSVYLEDLNPQAKSDFPTEMNPPQTGQAGIGQFEVRSTPLQMAMVAAGIANNGVVMRPYVVDEVQSAEYDVLEKTESSELSQAVSSATAADLTQLLVATVDSGTASPAAIDGVSVAGKTGTAQSGQDDVPPYAWFVSFAPAEDPEVAVAVMIESADIPRGEIAGGQLGGPIAKAVMEAIIDD, from the coding sequence GTGAACAAACCGATCCGCACGATCTCGATCTTCTGCCTCTTCCTGTTCGTCGCCTTGATGCTCAACGCGACCTACCTGCAGTTCTGGAAGGCCGACGAGCTCAACGAGGACGCGCGCAACCGCCGGGTGATCGAGGCGTCGTACTCACGCGAGCGCGGCGCGATCCTGGTCGGGCGCGAGCCGGTCGCCGAGAGCGTGCCGAGCGACGATCGCTTCGAGTTCCAGCGCGTCTACCCCGAGCCGTTCCGCTACGCCCCCGTCACCGGGTACTTCTCCTTCTTCAGCCAGACCGGCATCGAGCGCTCCGAGAACGAGGTGCTCTCCGGCGAGGACCCGCGCCTGTTCGTCACCAAGCTGGTCGACCTGCTGACCAACAAGGCCAACAAGGGCGGCAGCGTCCAGCTCACGCTCGACCCCGAGGCCCAGACCGCCGCCTACGACGGCCTCAACGCGCTGCCCGGCAACGTCGAGGGATCGGTCGTGGCGCTCGACCCCGGCACCGGCAAGATCCTCGCGATGGTGTCGCTGCCGACCTACGACCCCAACCGGCTCGCCTCCCACGACCTGGAGGAGGTGACCCGGACCTACGACCGGCTGCTCGCCGACGAGTCCGAGCCGCTGCTCAACCGCGGCATCCAGAAGACGCTCCCGCCGGGCTCGACGTTCAAGCTCGTCACCGCGGCGGCCGCGATCGAGAGCGGCGGCTACACCGCCGACGACCTGGTGCCGGGCGGAGCCACCTACCAGCTGCCCCAGACCTCCGGCGAGAGCGGCCTCATCGACAACGAGGGACGCGACTGCGGCAGCGGTCGCATCCCGTTCGAGCAGGCGATGGAGAACTCCTGCAACACCACCTTCGCGGCGCTCGCCGTCGAGGTGGGCGCGGAGGCGATGGCCAAGCAGGCGGAGGCGTTCGGCTTCAACAGCGTCTACCTCGAGGACCTGAACCCCCAGGCGAAGTCCGACTTCCCGACCGAGATGAATCCGCCGCAGACCGGGCAGGCCGGGATCGGGCAGTTCGAGGTGCGGTCCACCCCGCTGCAGATGGCCATGGTGGCGGCCGGGATCGCCAACAACGGCGTGGTCATGCGGCCCTACGTCGTCGACGAGGTCCAGTCGGCCGAGTACGACGTCCTCGAGAAGACCGAGAGCAGCGAGCTGTCCCAGGCGGTGTCGTCGGCCACGGCCGCGGACCTGACCCAGCTGCTGGTCGCCACCGTCGACAGCGGCACCGCGTCGCCGGCGGCCATCGACGGGGTCTCCGTCGCAGGCAAGACCGGCACGGCCCAGAGCGGCCAGGACGACGTGCCGCCGTACGCCTGGTTCGTGTCCTTCGCACCCGCCGAGGACCCCGAGGTCGCGGTCGCGGTGATGATCGAGTCGGCCGACATCCCGCGCGGCGAGATCGCGGGCGGCCAGCTCGGCGGGCCGATCGCCAAGGCCGTGATGGAGGCGATCATCGATGACTGA
- a CDS encoding PP2C family protein-serine/threonine phosphatase translates to MPPSALGRLGLLLRDRGLQAGFGVLALLVLVDLRRDLLLTATYSASAIIASMLTTARRTAAVAAASVVMAFVVGYLDEGTEGTEWLLRAWLGVALAILAVVSAVVRDRREERLRRMTVIAATAQQALLSSLPARLGEVGLAARYVSATAAAQIGGDLYEASFTPYGVRMIVGDVKGKGLEAVQVAASVLSAFRHAAVTETDIGAVARALDATVGGMVSDEDFVTAIVAEFTTDRVTLANCGHPSPMLVAGRAASSLEPSEHTLPLGLGADPVLTTHDWPEGARMLLYTDGLVEARDDRGRFFSLDEHANLLSRGSLEQALDHLVDQLLQHAGTQVDDDLALVLTEHHP, encoded by the coding sequence ATGCCGCCCAGCGCTCTCGGACGCCTGGGGCTGCTCCTGCGCGATCGAGGGCTCCAGGCCGGCTTCGGGGTGCTCGCCCTGCTCGTCCTCGTGGACCTGCGCCGCGACCTGCTGCTCACCGCGACGTACTCGGCCAGCGCGATCATCGCCTCGATGCTCACCACCGCCCGGCGCACCGCCGCGGTCGCGGCCGCGAGCGTGGTGATGGCGTTCGTGGTCGGCTACCTCGACGAGGGCACCGAGGGCACCGAGTGGCTGCTGCGCGCCTGGCTCGGGGTGGCGCTCGCGATCCTGGCCGTCGTCTCGGCCGTCGTGCGCGACCGGCGCGAGGAGCGGCTGCGCCGGATGACGGTCATCGCAGCCACCGCCCAGCAGGCGCTCCTGAGCTCGCTGCCCGCGCGCCTGGGCGAGGTCGGCCTCGCGGCTCGCTACGTCTCGGCCACCGCCGCCGCGCAGATCGGCGGGGACCTCTACGAGGCGAGCTTCACGCCGTACGGCGTGCGGATGATCGTCGGCGACGTGAAGGGCAAGGGCCTCGAGGCGGTGCAGGTCGCCGCCTCGGTGCTGAGCGCGTTCCGGCACGCCGCGGTGACCGAGACCGACATCGGCGCGGTGGCCCGCGCGCTGGACGCCACCGTCGGAGGGATGGTCTCCGACGAGGACTTCGTAACCGCGATCGTCGCGGAGTTCACCACCGACCGGGTCACGCTCGCCAACTGCGGACACCCCTCGCCCATGCTGGTGGCCGGACGCGCCGCGTCGAGTCTGGAGCCCAGCGAGCACACCCTGCCGCTCGGGCTGGGCGCCGACCCGGTCCTCACCACCCACGACTGGCCGGAGGGCGCACGGATGCTCCTCTACACCGACGGCCTGGTCGAGGCGCGCGACGACCGCGGACGCTTCTTCTCCCTCGACGAGCACGCCAATCTCCTCTCGCGCGGCTCGCTCGAGCAGGCCCTCGACCACCTCGTCGACCAGCTGCTCCAGCACGCCGGCACCCAGGTCGACGACGACCTCGCGCTGGTCCTCACCGAGCATCACCCGTGA